The DNA region CGACGAACACGCCAGTCGCCGTCAGTAACGCCGCCGCGACGGTGTTACCCGGTCGAGTGAGGTCGAGCAAGCCGCGGAGGCGCTCGCCGAGAGACATAGCAGGGTCTGCTTCTCCGGCGATGATAAATCGCGCGAAGTAGGCACGACGGTAGTGAGTGAACGCGGAGCGTTCGCGAGCTACGTTGGGGGGAGTGAGGACGAGCGAAGCGGGTCCGAACGGACCGATGGGAAACCACGGCATTTAAACACCGTCCCGTGTTCAGTTAGGACGAAGGGCGCTTAGCTCAGTCTGGACAGAGTGCTTGGCTTCGGACCAAGTTGCCGTGGGTTCAAATCCTGCAGCGCCCATGTTTTCCGACGAACGAAGTGAGGAGTGAAAACTGGACCGCGAAGGATTTGAACGAGACGAGACGCAGCGCGAACGGAGTGAGCGACCGTCTCGGCGTAGTCCACACTCCTGCAGCGCCCATACATTTGCGCGGCGGTAACCGCCCGACTGCGGCGGGGTAATCCTCCAATCGAACGCAGCGCCGTTGCTTTCGTTCGATGGGTGACCAGACGAGTGGTGTCCACGGGAATTCACGTACGTCCAAACTGGTGACGAGAGAGAGAAAATCAATCGCCGATTGATCTACGAACCGTACATACCCCTCTGGGATCTCGAATCCCATTCTTGGTGTGGATATCGACCGAGATGCAGGTAATTGCCCTCTGCTACTCCATCGATGGCCCTTCCATGAATTCCTTCATTATCGCACCTTCGGCCCTGTGAAGAATGCCGCTCGCCGTCGCCTTGTTGACGCCTAGCGCATCCGCGACATCGGTGAGCGAACAACGACGTGGGGTGTCGTAGTAGCCGCGTTCGAGAGCTTCGGTCACGAACTCTCGCTGGCGCTCGGTGAGCAACTCTGTCGGGTCCTGCGACTGGGTCACGGAGAGAAGTTCATACTTCACGCCCACCGCCTCAAGTTGTTCTCTGAACGCCGTGAGACGGTCATGAGTGGTGATGGACTCAGCGAGAATCCATCCGTCCCGAAGCACGAGCGGATATGGGGGCGGGTTGTTAGATTCCTGTCCGGCCCGTCCTGCTGCTGGCTCCGATTCCTGAAGGAACTGGATTACTGCCTTCCGGTCGTCGGTGTGAAGTACCTCGTGCGTGAGTACGTCCGAATCTCCCTCCAAGAAGTTGGCGGCTCTCTCCGGGTCGAGTTCTTCAATCTCCACGAGCGTCATGTGCCCTGCATCCGTCGAGAGGGACGTCAGGATACGGAACGTGGCATCCGGGTGTGCTTTCGACAATTCGGCGAGACTCCC from Haloprofundus halobius includes:
- a CDS encoding helix-turn-helix domain-containing protein — protein: MADLSYSMPKVRMKVEASGSLAELSKAHPDATFRILTSLSTDAGHMTLVEIEELDPERAANFLEGDSDVLTHEVLHTDDRKAVIQFLQESEPAAGRAGQESNNPPPYPLVLRDGWILAESITTHDRLTAFREQLEAVGVKYELLSVTQSQDPTELLTERQREFVTEALERGYYDTPRRCSLTDVADALGVNKATASGILHRAEGAIMKEFMEGPSME